CTGTGGCGAGTATGGTGATGGTTATGatttcattttgatgtttttggcTCATTGGCAGGGAATAAATGACGTGCATTTTAAAGGAGGAAGGTGCAGCATCTTGCAGCAGTTATTGTAACACTCAGTGCAGCCAGGGCAAAGAGGGCTTTAAGTATTTAGCAAAGTGAAACTACTAGATGATGATTATAATGGCAAGTGATGGAGTTAAATTATCATTCTAAATGCTTTTCCAATAAAGAACGTGATACATTATCATGATAGCTGATTAATGTCTACTACAGCTTGTATGATAGTTAGAGATTTGTCCCGTGTCAGTACACTAAAAACGTAGCAGCATCCAATTAACGCAGGATATCTTCGAGAGATGGAGTAAGCACAAATAATTGTGCATTGTGATTCTTTACCACTAGcgattgacacacacacacacacacacacacacacacacacacacacacacacacacacacacacacagatttggTTAGAGGTGCAGTTGCCATTAGAGCCATCCGACCTTCAGTCATGAATGATTCTATGTCCAAAAATAAATCCAGCTGGTAACTTCTTACAAACAGTTATGGGAAGACACACATTTAGCGTCAGGCGTCATTGTCCAACTTCAGAAGCTCTTAGAAATACATTACATCCTGCCTCATCAGCtgcagttaacacacacacacacacacacacacacaccatgtatTATCACCCCTTGCCTgacataattatataatttgttgtttttcctccatccCCAGTAACACTATTATCATGATTTTGAAAGCCACTGGTGTAGCTTCAAGTACAGGTTGTAGTAGCTACTATGGCCTGTCATAGTTTCAGCTGCTGGAGGAGTTTGAGAGAGAAACTAATTACCTTAAGCCTTCCACTTGTAAGGACCGTATAAGGACCTacacaaatgtgtattttattgtgaGACATGCAGTAATGACAACTTTGAGGAGATTGATTAGAAATAATCACATAAACATGAGGTGTGAGATTGTGtgtctttgccttttttcattattcttaGTTTTTAAGTCTGTGTCAGTACGGAGGCCATACTCTCAGATTGAAGGACTTTCCTGGGTCTGTGACGCTTCTTGAATGTATCCTTCAGATTCTCTCTGCGTCGCCcagtttgtcatttaaaatagtGAGTCAGTTCTTCCATCATCACACAGTTAACAGTATAACCTCAGTTTCAAATTATGATGCCAGGTGTTTTGACTGCTCAGTATTGCCTAAACTATCTGCTTTACTCGAATCAAATTTGTAAAAAACTCAATGTGGCTCAAACTAAATCTGTCACGTACATTATGTAATGTAGTAAAATAGTTATGAAAACAGAATGATGATATATTTCAAATTGagcaaaacaacatgtttgcaTAATTGCTGTTGGTGCTGTAGATTTAGCTAAAGGTGTAATTTTTATGCAAATGTGACGAAAGCTACTCGGGTTCCACAGCTGAGCtggaattacattacattacattacagtcatttagcagacgcttttatccaaagcgacttacaataagtgtattcaacataggtattcaagagaactactagtcaccagaagtcataagtgcatctcctttcttaaacaagcatctaaaagcataaaccagagcaaaagtatagtgcagaggcaaattactacgaaaacaataagtgcaacaaactaatacgaatgcaataagtgctacgaggaaggctcagggtagtacttcttgaagaggtgagttttcagcctgcgccgaaagatgggcagcgactctgctgtctgacgtcagtggggagttcattccaccactgtggggccaggacggAATCAAATTAGAAAAGCATTGATGGCCCTCATGTAACTCAAACAAGACAGCTGGATAGTTCTCTTAGCTCTCTTGGTGGTTCGGCCCTCATTTTTTGGATCATGTGTTAActtgaaacaacatttttacaagtCACATAAAGTCCTTTCATTAGGCTTGAATCAAGTTGTATCAATGGGCAGTTAGAGTCCCAACAACTGAAGCTCCAGGGAGGTGGTGTTGTGGACAAGTCccacaacaacatttaaaaaagagggTATTTCTGCCAGGGGCGTAGCGGGGGGCGGGGAGGAAAGGAGGCAAACAGTCCCTTGTGTTGTGTCCTGAATTATCAGCTGTTAGCCTGTAAGCTTATCGTTAGAGATGGGAGACCCTCACGTCACACCTAATAATACACACTGACAACAGGCAGAGTGGGACACAGGGTAGGGGGCCTGACTGACTCACTGGGTCTGGACCAGGACTATATATAATGTCAGGCTTGCtgggagacaaagagacacactaGAAAAACAACCAGGGAATCTATCTCACTGGAAAGAGGAGTCTGTGGAATTAATACACCAACTTCAATCACCATGTCACAGGTAAGTTAGCTTAAATACGGTGTTTGGATATTTACAGGAATTGAACATAGTGCTTATAGTGTGAAGACAGACCCTCTTCTCTTCTGCTTTTCACCCTGAACAATCATAACCTTCCCCTCTTTGTTATTCACTCCAGCCAGccgagatgaagaagaagaagcgtcCCCCAATGAAGGTGGAGGACCTGAAAGGAGCACGCAGTAAACTGGGACTGAAGGGCGAGGTCAAGAGTAAGACCTATGAGGTCATGGTGGAGTGTGGTGAGTAAAGcctttttctaaatgttgtgACAGTGAAAAACAAGACATGTGGCATAACACCATGTCAAAtgtaagtaaaaagtaaaataaataaataaaagacgaAATTAATACGCATATAAATACTTAAATGCatcattaaatgaataaataaatgtgaagtGTATAGAAATGTAGGAAcaaattaatgtattaattcatctttcacccttttttttttatataagtaaTTTATCATCCTTTAACCTAACATGAGGTAAAACTGGCATGTTTAGTTTCGAGTATAAGCTTTGGTAACAGCATATCTACTTACGATATATTACACATTATGACATAgtcataagtcataaaaagcgttccctgaccgggaatcgaacccgggccgcgGCGGTGAGAGCGCCGAATCCTAACCACTAGACCACCAGGGACGGCGCTAGATTTTGACAAAGTCCAAATTTTAAAAtaggagaaggaaaggaaagtagTGAGAAGTACTTTAGACGTTTTCATCGAGAAATGACTGTTGGAGTTTATTGGACTTTTCCACCGTTAACGGATGTAGCACATGTAGCTTCAGTTCTAGCCTACTTCTACCCTACTGCTCcacttacatttatttgacagacaCATTTACCTTAATGTTTGATTGAAGTTGCttcaaatacttttaatttttacAAGTAGGACCATTTTAGAGACACAGATATGTGACACTGTCTAAATACTGTGCAGCTTAGATATCAGCTGAATATTTGACTAAGCCAGGGGGGATTTATAGTTGCTGACTGCTGTGTTGATGCTGTAATGCCTGTTGGGGGTTTTGCCGAATTGTTAAGACAAATTTAGCTGGAAACAAAGCAGGCATATTGCAGCGTTTCAACACATAATCCAGTAGCTGACTAGTTCATTCTTCCTATGCTAGgctattatattttttatcatttattgattAACTTATTGATAAATCTGCAGCTGCCTTAATTAAGCAATGTACTCTTGTTGACAGAAGCTAAAACCATCCCCCTCACCCCTGCTGCACTTTACCCTCTAAACTTCACCCATCCACACAAATAgtgtttacttgtgtgtgtgtgtgtgtgtgtgtgtgtgtgtgtgtgtgtgtgtgtgtgtgtgtgtgtgtgtgtgtgtgtgtttggtcagTTTGGTCAATCACTATTAGCAGCCAACATTCAATGTGTGCAGATTATTAAATCAAACTTGCTTTTTGAATGTGACTTGAGAGAAGATGTAGTTTACATGTACTTGTATGCAAACTAACTGATAAATCacagcatttttaaatgtgtgtctcCCTCTGCTTTCAGAACGTATGGGCAAAGTGGCTCCGTCTGTGTTCAGCGGTGTGAGGACGGGGACAGAGACGGCTCTGGGTGAGCCTGCTGCTGCCAAAGCTCCTGGAGCCAGTGTGTTCAGCAAGTAGACACAGTGCAGGATTAAAGAAAAGAACTGAGTCAATTATGATGCTGCATTATATGgatgcaaacatgttttttaatgaagatACATTGTATAATTGTATGCCAGTATATTATGTTGATATTACTTTTAAGTAAGCAGTTAAGTTACTTTGTAAATTGCACAGTGCTACTGACATTTGTTATGGATTGGATTGTAATGTGGATGATGAACTGTAAACGAGCTGTGAGATTTATTATCCGTGCTGACAAAGATTCTTtgattatttgttcttttttttttaactgaccatttttcttaaataaatgatttcccCCTGTATTCAAATTTAAAGTTGAATTATTGGTAGTTGACTACAAAAACAGGGTAATTTCTATATAAATGGTAAACCCCATCAAGTAAACTTGTCAACTTGAAGATCTCTATTTTGATGCATGAGTGTGCTGTAACATGCTAAATTATGACTACAAGCACAATAAGCCATAAGAGCACATAGCAGCTGTTTGCATtcatatacacaaaaatacaaatgggTTGATTAAAATGGAATATTCATCTTAGTTTTATGGTTAGTGTAGGTGAGCTTGAACCTTAAACTCAAACAAAGTTAGCACCTCTACCCAAGTTGACCAACAATTTGTTATTACTGGTTTGGATTAGTTTGTTATTACTGTCGGCACTTCTTAAACCATGGTATAAACTCAAATGATAGGGGCCTTAAGGAAACACAAAGGcctttattgtttcagtttatAGTATACTTACATGGTGCATTGTACCAATTTAAGTGTAACTTAATCAAGTTACCACAAAGGATATCTTTGCCCCCTGGGGTCCCTTGTGGGTTAATCCACAACTGGCTTCGACAGTTAAATCGTTAAACCAATACTCCAAGCAATCTGGTTAACAACAAAGCTCCAAATcagctgctctgctctgttGTGAGAGGAGCTCTGAATATATCAACACTTTATTATGACATCCATGCTGCAGATTGTTAAGGTTAAAAAATAGTGGTGCATTTTGTGCCCAGTGCAGGTCTTGAACCCTTTTAACATTGCATGCCAAATGCAGTGCCAACTGATGAAGATGACTCATCAAACAGCGTTAAGTAAACTAtcttaaataaacatgtttgctCAAAAGGTTCAAAGTGTCATAAACATGCAGCCAAAATCTGTCTGTTAAAGTGAAGTCAGTGTCTTCAGCATTGCACAGATTTCCTTTCAAAGACGCTCTGTAGTCAAGTTTATTTGTCCCAGTGTCACTTCACAATGGTCTGATTCATCTACATGCACTGTGGCTGTTGGCCGAATCTAAAACCAATGAGtttaattttttggggggatagtttaacttaaaaaacatacacaagaTTCTGTCTGATTTTCTTACAGTGCTCTTCTGTTTGCCCACCATGAGTAAAGCAGGGAAAGTTGAGCGAGAGAGTACAGCAAAGGTCAAAAACAGCTGTACACAGCAAAAGACATTGTGATACGTGTATAAACCTATATCTTGTAGTAACTGACGGAGCTATTTAAACATATGGACAACATGTATTGTAAATACAGATACAGCAACACAGATATCTAGTTACAATTTGAACTGACTGCTGTGACGTATTCTACTGTGTTTGTATTTCCCTACACTaaatcatttttcttattaCTAATATATACTAATGCTAACGCACTTGGTACTTGTCATGTTGCCAAATGTCTTGTTAAGTTTCAGTTCAGTGTCAGTTCAACCAACATTCAGACATGTTTCAGCCTGAGCACAGATGGTTTCACCAAAGTTTGCACCAGATGGCCTCCTGCACATTGAGCTCAGGCCTGTTGGTCAATACTCAAGGccaatatacacacaaacacacatttcatccCTCCCCCTGGGCAGAGAGCTTTTTTCTCAGCAGCAAGCAGCAAAGGCAGACACTGTTCAGTGGAAGTTTGATCATGTCTGGACTACAGGGTGttggactgctgctgctgtggggCAGCGCCTGCCTCTGGCTGCCCGGCCTGGCTCGGGGGCTCTGGTCATCTCAGGGGATCGTGAAGCTCTGCAGGTAACTTCACACACTGATCTTCATTTGGAAACCACATTGTTTTATAGCAAAAGTATTCTTTTCCCCAGATTGTTAcatgtaaactttttttttaaggagtaATCTCTTTTACACTAACTAGGTTGCAATTTAAATCCGTCTTGGTTTTACCATCATGTAATGCCTTCTAActtctcctctttgtctgtttATGTGCGAAAcagaatgttgttttattttttagttggTTATGTTTATCTTGGCATCATCCTGCTGTATTTGCATTTCAGGACACAAGAGAAGCTGTCAAATCCCTTCAGGTACTTTTCAGAAACATTTACAGACCTTtaatattatgttgaaaaagttgtgCTGAACTTGCATCATCCTGTTTGTACATTATAACCCTTGAGCTAAATTGAATAAGGCTGTATTGATAATTCATATAATTAGGTAGCATGAATCAAATGTCTCAGATTTGCGCACTCTTGATTTTTCCAACTCCAAGAAGAATCTcacttgtgtttgtctttgttacaGAAAAGAAGTACAAATGAGGCCACggtaagaaaataatcagtttttatCTCTATTGATGATAATAGtgatgaaaaatattcaaatcaatgcaactttatttatcctaTAAGGGCAATGGTATACATCAGCTCATTAACAGAATAGGACAGAAAAAGATAGGAGAAGAATTAAAAACTCTATTAATCAATATATAGGTCTTTCTCTGGCAGGCTGATACAGATAAAAATACTATCAGTAAAATGATTGAGAATAACTAAACTGACCGAAAAtgagtttagtttttattcagATTACAACATTTTCCTTGGCTAAAGGGTACAGAACCAAGGTTGAGTCACCCAATCCGTCTCACACAACACTCCCAATGTGGAATCAGTGACATAATgtcctttacaaaaaaaaaagtcattatatagtTTTCTTTGGCAGCAATCAGGGCAGCATGCTGTGGACTGGACCAAAGTGCAGTTCAATTTGAAACAACATGAAAAGAGCAGATCTTACAGTGCTTCATTGGATAAAAAATGCTCTATTTGAAGTGCTTGTGGTAGGAGGCTTTTACTAGTGTTTcaatttctccctctccttctgtctcagGTGGAGGTGTACAGCGTGAAAGTGGACTGCACGGTGACGTCTCGATTCGCTCACACCGTCATGACCTCCAAGGCTCTGAACAAAGCAAACTCCTCCCAGGAAATCTTCTTCGAAATGGAGCTGCCAAAGACGGCCTTCATCGTCAACTTCAGCATGTCAGTCTCCGATCTGCTTTCCGCTCTGTCCATATTCCTGCTTGCATTATGACCATTTGTGTGTTACAGCCGTCCTCTAAAGATGAGATTTCTCATACAGTTAATTAGTTAGTTCCTCATGTTTGTTCCTCACAGGGAAATTGATGGTGAGATATATGTTGGGGAggtgaaggagaaagagaaagccaAGAAACAGTATGAGAAGGCTGTTTCCTCTGGAAAGACTGCTGGACTGGTCAAGTGAGTGGGTCCagatgaaaaatacataaacacagtaCAATATAAGCATTGAAGAAAGAATACTGTATCTTAACTTTTACTGAATTGGGGCAGATCATTTGAACATTCAAGGCTGTCACTGGTGTCTGTGTTTCATTACAGAGCTTCTGGAAGGAAGATGGAGAAGTTTTCAGTGTCTGTCAACATCGCAGCCAAAGGTAACGTGACCTTTATTCTGACCTACGAGGAGCTCCTTCAGAGGAAACTGGGCCAGTATGAGATTCTGACTCGAGTTAAACCCAAACAACCGGTGCAGGAGTTTCAGGTGATCAATGTTCATGTTCAAAGCTCTCTTGGTCATTTAAGAAATTCTGAATGAGTAGTTAACCTTACATatgatctctttctctctctgtgtgtgtgtgtgtgtgtgtgtgtgtgtgtgtgtgtgtgtgtgtgtgtgtgtgtgtgtgtgtgtgtgtgtgtgtgtgtgtgtgtgtgtgtgtgtgtgtgcgtgtgtgtgtgcggataCAGATTGTGACAAACATCTATGAGCCTCAGGGCATTGCTTATGTGGATGCCCACGCAACCTTCCTCTCCAATGAACTGCTCCCCCTGGTGGAGAAAACTGTCACCGACCACAAGGTCTTGATACAACAGGCCTTTAAGAAGTTGTCTCTGATCTGCTCTTCAGATCCTCACTTCTTTTTCTCCACATTCAATAAAATGATTAAGCCCAGAAACAAGAGTAAGCTAAACTAGTCATGTCTTTATCCCTTTGTCAGGCACACATTTCTTTCTCACCAACTATGGAGGATCAGAGGAGGTGTCCAGATTGTGATGGAACGCTCATTGACGGAGATTTTGTCATCAAGTATGATGTGAAGCGAGCAGAGCGCCTCGGGGACGTTCAGGTGAGCTGTCAACAAAAACTCAGTATCTGTTTGATGAATACACGTTTGAATCAGGTTTCACTTGTGAAACTATGCAGGATCActgcaatgcttttttttctggatggTAAGTTGTATAATAAAATTAACAAATCTATGATTAGATTGCCCAACAGAATGAAATGAATCAACAACCTTTTTGAGGTAGAACATTCTTGCTGTGTTTGCCTTTTCATTATTTCGTGTACATTACTGCTCTTCATTGATTCTCATCTCTTTAGATGGTGAACGGATACTTTGTGCACTTCTTTGCTCCACTGGCCCTCGTCAGAGTGCCAAAGAATGTGgtgtttgtgattgacaggagcGGATCAATGATGGGAACAAAGATGGCACAGGTGAGGGACGGTCCGACAGTTAATGTGTCTCCATTTATTGAGGCCCGCATGCACacattttgacctttgaccttgatACTGCTTGCAGACACGAGAGGCATTGCTGGCCATACTCAAAGATCTCCACGAGGAGGACTACTTCGCCCTCATCCCGTTTGATTCAAGTATCAATACTTGGAGGGAATCACTCACCAAAGCAACCAAGGAAAACGTGGCTGAAGGCATGGATTACGTCAGAAGGATAAACGACAGAGGAggttaataaaaacaagtgaTACAACTTTTATGCTAAATGTCATCTTAACTCCCTAACTGATAGAAATACATTCTCAGAACTAaacattttatgatttgttgTCTATTTTCCTTCAAGCAACCGATATCAATAGTGCACTGTTGAGAGGCGTGAGCATGCTGGTCAACGACAGGCAGGAGAACAAGCTTCCAGAGGGGAGCATCGATATGGTTATTTTACTGACTGATGGAATGCCAAATACTGGTGAGCATGCACAGTGTGTACATTCTGTGGGGCCCACTGTATATTTGTGTGAGGGCATATTTGATAAGTAGTTGTGTCAGAAAGTAGTTAAAAGGGTTTTGTCCTTTctggtttctttttgtttgtaaagGAAGACCTGAAGAAGAACATCCTTTTAAGATTGAAAAGTTTTCTGTGAATTTACACAAACCTTTAGTGTGCTGAATGCCCTCCAGTTTTGAGAAAGCAGCAATTcgatacacaaaataaataaaagtttgacTTAGAAGTAAGTTAAGTAACTTAAGTCTAATTGAAACTGCAAGGCTGTCATTACATGCTCACCAATACACTTGTGTGCCTGCTTGTAGGGGAGTCCAACCTGCAAGTGATTCAGAAGAATGTACACTCTGCTATTGGAGGGAACATGTCTCTGTTCTGTCTTGGATTTGGAAATGATGTGGAGTACTCCTTTCTTGATGTGAtgagcaaacaaaacaagggAGTGGCCCGCAGAATTTTTGAGGGTTCAGATGCAGCCATTCAACTTCAGGTGGAGCCTCTAGgctatgaatacatttttcagccAATTCTTACGATTAAATTAATACCAGCTAATGtatatagagtgctgcaggaatgagtcctaaaacccgaAAATGAGTAATTATTTTGCACTTCCTGGTACTTCGTCTCGAtggtaatgtttttttgatggGTTTTTGGTGAGATGCCCACAAATCaagtctgtggttaacacaagcttaggatattttaatgttttgttctacgatataaaaCACGTCAGTAAATAACCCTTTTGAAGCTTTTCcgtgtcttaaaaaaaggcggttgctaacaagtggctaaatgggAATACTAAACACTATCACATCGACTGATCCTCCTTCACAGCCAAGATATTTATTCTCGCACTCATGCGACTGTGGTGTAGTTCCCCTataggctaacgttagctttttacttcggCTACTTGTATTTAtccttcaaaaataaaagaaagctgtgttcatttgtgaagattatcttactgaacaaaacatgtaagaATCATAAACTTgggtttgccacagagctttttttctgcaaccTATTGTCAAGGGAACCAGTGGGATGCTAACTTCAGGGGTTGGcctataaaaaaatgtgatccctgcagcactctataacGTCACATTCATCTACAATTGTGTAAATACTATTTTAggaacaaatcaaataaaaactaGTTAGATagaacatttttacacacaTGTAATTcaatgtgtgtatgcatttgttCCAGGGTTTCTATGAGGAGGTGGCCAGTCCTCTACTTTCAGAGGTGGACCTGCGTTATACTGGCAATGCAGTAGACTCCCTGACTACCAACCACTACCCTCGGTTGTTTAACGGCTCAGAGATTGTGGTGGCTGGTCGGCTGATGGACAATGACCTGAACAACTTTATGGTGGAGGTGTTCGCCCAGGGGGTGAGGAGAAGGAAATGGCAGAAATTTAAAGACAGTGCTGAGTGCGAGAGAATACGCGTATTTATTACTTTGGACTCTCCGTTATAGTTTGAGGAGGAATTCAAGGTGAAGGGCCGGGTCAGTACTGAGGACTGGGGCGTGATATACCGAGATGAGGAGTACATCTTTGGGGATTTCACAGAGCGTCTATGGGCGTACCTCACCATCCAGCAGCTACTGGAGAAGAGGTCTGTTATTCAGTAATTTCACTCAAGCTTATACTTGGATTCACCTGATATCTTTGTTTCCTATTGGTCGCATGACCATCTTTGTTAATGATACTTTTGGGGCAAATTGTCTGGGGGTCCATGATTGATCTTGTAATATCAATTTATAGATTCCGTGCTGGTTTTCTGAATGTTAGTGTCATAAGAGGCAACttcagtattttttcttttttgcagcaAGAGTGGTGCCCCAGACGAGAAAGCCAACGCCACAGCCAAGGCCCTGGACATGTCTCTGCACTACAACTTTGTGACCCCACTCACCTCCATGGTGGTCACCAAGCCTGATACTGAGGATGGACCAGACAGCCCTTTCATTGCTGATAAACTGActgagggtgagggagggaagagagggtTTCAAATGTAATAACTGGGCAGGCTTTCCTGATAATGGCTGCTGtcaagctttttttctgaaaagcaATACTGTGATACATTCACCACCAGCACTGActattttattcatgttttcaacatattatttaCTCAACTTgcccatctcttttttttgacagagcAAAGACAACAGGCAGAGAGAGTGTGTAagacagttgttgtttttaccatATAGCATTAAAAATCACTGCTTTGcattcaattttaattttactGTTCCTTTTTCTAGCACATCAATATGTACCCCCTATGTATACTCACTCGCATCAACCCACATATTTTGGTAAGTACACTTTAAGCAATGGTGGTTTGTCAGTTGGTCTATCAATCCATCACGACATTAATTAGATAAATTGCCAAGAAATTTAGTGCAGGCGTTCTTggtcctaatgactttggtgatccctgaCTTTTCAATTAGCGCCATCAGCAGGTCAAAATCTTTACCTATGCAGTGgtatatctcaacatctacgTGATAGATCCAATATCTTAGTTTATGACCAaacacctgcaaaactaatgacattcccatcaaaTTCAACTATATTTTCTGTTAAgcgcatgctaacatgttaaactaAAACAGTGGCCATGATAAACATTACACTTGCTAATTGTCCAAATATTATCATGCTGATGTTTGCTAACATGCTGAATTTTAGCTAGAAGCCCCACTGTGACTGttagtacagcctcacaga
This portion of the Anoplopoma fimbria isolate UVic2021 breed Golden Eagle Sablefish chromosome 17, Afim_UVic_2022, whole genome shotgun sequence genome encodes:
- the LOC129105525 gene encoding LOW QUALITY PROTEIN: inter-alpha-trypsin inhibitor heavy chain H3-like (The sequence of the model RefSeq protein was modified relative to this genomic sequence to represent the inferred CDS: inserted 1 base in 1 codon), yielding MSGLQGVGLLLLWGSACLWLPGLARGXLVISGDREALQDTREAVKSLQKRSTNEATVEVYSVKVDCTVTSRFAHTVMTSKALNKANSSQEIFFEMELPKTAFIVNFSMEIDGEIYVGEVKEKEKAKKQYEKAVSSGKTAGLVKASGRKMEKFSVSVNIAAKGNVTFILTYEELLQRKLGQYEILTRVKPKQPVQEFQIVTNIYEPQGIAYVDAHATFLSNELLPLVEKTVTDHKAHISFSPTMEDQRRCPDCDGTLIDGDFVIKYDVKRAERLGDVQMVNGYFVHFFAPLALVRVPKNVVFVIDRSGSMMGTKMAQTREALLAILKDLHEEDYFALIPFDSSINTWRESLTKATKENVAEGMDYVRRINDRGATDINSALLRGVSMLVNDRQENKLPEGSIDMVILLTDGMPNTGESNLQVIQKNVHSAIGGNMSLFCLGFGNDVEYSFLDVMSKQNKGVARRIFEGSDAAIQLQGFYEEVASPLLSEVDLRYTGNAVDSLTTNHYPRLFNGSEIVVAGRLMDNDLNNFMVEVFAQGFEEEFKVKGRVSTEDWGVIYRDEEYIFGDFTERLWAYLTIQQLLEKSKSGAPDEKANATAKALDMSLHYNFVTPLTSMVVTKPDTEDGPDSPFIADKLTEEQRQQAERVSHQYVPPMYTHSHQPTYFVDGDPHFIIELPDRGDALCFNINEKPGTILNLVRDPTQGILVNGQIIGDKKIAPDGKINTYFWRFGIVHRPLGVRLEVSTQDISVLQDGRQVLLLWSNTTSVKGPNVDLVLTKDRSLTVTLKDSVKFVIVLHKVWAKHPYHQDYLGFYTLDSHLLSPSVHGLLGQFYHGVEYEVSDLRPGEVPEKPDATMYVKGQELNVTRGWQRDFRRDVKRGENVPCWFIHSNGTGLIDGDTTDYVVSGLFKTV